In Anaerobacillus isosaccharinicus, one genomic interval encodes:
- a CDS encoding zinc-binding dehydrogenase — protein MKAIVLRELGGPNQLRYEDVEVPTPKANEVLVRLKYAALNRRDMFITYGMYPGMKLPSILGTDGSGEVAAVGGQVSDIRVGSAVVINPALNWGDNRAYHGPDQRLVGMPTDGTYAEYIVVPAENVFTKPDYLSWEEAAALPVAGVTAFRALMYRGNLKKGENVLIPGIGSGVALVALQIAVAHGANVFVTSSSDEKLEKAKQLGAKGGVNYRSDQWVKELKKLMGGADLIIDGVGGENFNHMISIANPAGRIVNFGATSGPIKDLILPRVFFKHLDIKGSTMGSPEDFREMLQFFEEHQIPPYIDKCYPLEAATEAQIYMEKGENFGKITLEIE, from the coding sequence ATGAAAGCGATTGTTTTAAGAGAATTAGGTGGCCCTAACCAATTAAGGTATGAAGACGTAGAAGTACCAACTCCAAAAGCGAATGAAGTGTTAGTTCGACTTAAGTATGCGGCATTAAATAGGAGAGACATGTTTATTACTTATGGGATGTACCCTGGTATGAAACTTCCATCAATTTTAGGAACAGATGGCTCAGGTGAGGTTGCTGCTGTTGGAGGTCAAGTGTCGGATATTAGAGTAGGAAGTGCCGTTGTTATTAATCCCGCTTTAAATTGGGGAGACAATAGAGCCTATCATGGACCAGACCAACGATTAGTAGGGATGCCAACCGATGGTACTTACGCTGAATATATTGTTGTTCCAGCTGAAAATGTTTTTACGAAACCAGACTACCTATCTTGGGAAGAAGCGGCCGCACTACCTGTAGCAGGCGTAACAGCTTTCCGTGCCCTGATGTATAGAGGCAATCTTAAAAAAGGGGAAAATGTGCTTATTCCTGGAATTGGGAGTGGGGTAGCTTTGGTAGCATTGCAGATCGCTGTTGCTCATGGCGCCAATGTTTTTGTTACATCCAGTAGTGATGAGAAACTTGAAAAAGCAAAACAACTCGGAGCCAAAGGTGGGGTAAACTACCGGTCTGATCAATGGGTAAAGGAATTGAAAAAGCTCATGGGTGGAGCAGATCTAATTATTGATGGTGTCGGTGGCGAAAACTTTAACCATATGATCAGTATAGCAAACCCTGCAGGGCGGATCGTTAACTTTGGGGCAACAAGTGGACCGATTAAAGATCTAATACTTCCCCGTGTATTTTTTAAGCATTTAGATATAAAAGGATCGACAATGGGTAGCCCAGAAGATTTTAGAGAAATGCTTCAATTTTTTGAAGAACACCAGATACCTCCATATATTGATAAATGTTATCCACTTGAAGCTGCTACAGAAGCACAGATTTATATGGAAAAAGGAGAGAATTTCGGAAAGATAACATTGGAAATTGAGTGA
- a CDS encoding DUF5412 family protein, which produces MIIISYLNLFGLLILFTTIIVILIFSFHLLIFTIKKKAFPKKLLIASFIGILLVSIQVGYSKYFFTFNTDDGEFYKGPVNSPTEKYTATAHYKTYGGAAGGVNLWVEITFNDEDNKIKTIYYSDAKSNFSMIWKNEDTLYIVNEEPNFPSSNRSIELNVEKEIYHDRGLVCKNLLMKKEYETCYQN; this is translated from the coding sequence ATGATTATTATTTCTTATTTAAATTTATTTGGTCTGTTAATTCTTTTCACTACCATAATTGTCATATTAATTTTTTCTTTTCATCTGCTTATTTTCACTATTAAAAAGAAAGCATTTCCTAAAAAACTGTTAATTGCATCTTTTATAGGAATTTTACTGGTTTCTATACAGGTTGGATACAGCAAATACTTTTTTACTTTTAATACTGACGATGGTGAGTTTTACAAAGGGCCTGTGAATTCTCCGACAGAAAAATATACAGCTACCGCGCACTATAAAACATATGGTGGTGCCGCTGGTGGTGTTAATTTGTGGGTAGAAATCACCTTTAACGATGAGGATAATAAAATTAAGACGATATATTATAGTGATGCGAAAAGTAATTTTTCTATGATATGGAAAAATGAGGATACGCTATACATAGTTAATGAAGAGCCAAATTTCCCTAGTTCAAATAGAAGTATTGAATTAAATGTTGAAAAGGAAATTTATCATGATAGAGGGTTAGTTTGTAAAAACTTGTTAATGAAAAAGGAATATGAAACTTGTTATCAAAACTAA
- a CDS encoding serine hydrolase domain-containing protein, translating to MNHKQANGKTAASSLIEGHDQSWDLELTIQTVKKLTPNFSPGKKRKAAYSDTNYQLLGTIIEIVTKKSIDEVFKESLFDKLGLRHTYVYKDLFDNAPVPFYYKSKKLWLPKYLVSIPSEGGIVSTAEESMLFLKEFFNGIFFQKRR from the coding sequence CTGAATCATAAACAAGCTAATGGAAAAACGGCTGCTTCATCTTTAATAGAAGGTCATGATCAATCATGGGATTTAGAATTAACTATTCAAACAGTAAAAAAACTTACCCCGAACTTTTCCCCAGGCAAGAAGAGGAAAGCGGCATATTCTGATACAAACTATCAGCTTCTTGGTACAATTATTGAAATCGTTACTAAAAAAAGCATTGACGAAGTATTTAAGGAATCTCTTTTCGATAAGCTCGGTTTACGCCATACCTATGTTTATAAGGATCTTTTTGACAATGCACCTGTACCTTTTTACTATAAGTCTAAGAAACTATGGTTACCTAAATATTTGGTATCAATACCATCTGAGGGAGGGATTGTTTCTACCGCAGAGGAATCAATGCTTTTCTTAAAAGAATTTTTTAACGGAATTTTTTTCCAAAAGAGAAGATAG
- a CDS encoding serine hydrolase gives MMKIKEELLNQCLEEIINKKNVFSAVLRVESGDHSFSWTGAAGEMQKDSQYFIASVTKLYVTAIVMGLIEEGRLNLDDKIANYLPSEYMEGLHVLKGVEYSNEITINHLISNTSGLPES, from the coding sequence ATGATGAAAATCAAAGAAGAATTGCTCAATCAGTGTTTAGAAGAAATTATTAACAAAAAGAATGTTTTTAGTGCAGTACTTCGTGTTGAAAGTGGAGATCACTCATTCTCGTGGACAGGGGCTGCTGGCGAGATGCAAAAAGATAGCCAATATTTTATCGCAAGCGTCACAAAACTATATGTGACGGCAATTGTTATGGGCCTAATAGAAGAAGGGAGATTAAACCTGGATGATAAAATTGCCAATTATTTACCTAGTGAATACATGGAAGGACTTCATGTGCTCAAAGGTGTTGAATATTCGAATGAGATCACAATAAATCATCTGATTTCCAACACTTCAGGCTTACCTGAATCATAA
- a CDS encoding DUF3817 domain-containing protein: MLKTDLGRFRVMGLFEGLSLVILLFIAMPLKYIAGIPEVVTIVGSLHGFLFVTYFLLCIYTTYKVRWSYIWFISAVVVAFIPFGNMILDHRIKQTYGYGPEITLPPAQH; this comes from the coding sequence GTGCTAAAAACAGATCTTGGTCGATTTCGAGTTATGGGCTTATTTGAAGGCTTATCTCTTGTTATATTACTTTTCATCGCAATGCCATTAAAATATATTGCGGGTATTCCAGAGGTTGTTACGATTGTTGGCTCTCTTCATGGTTTCCTTTTCGTTACTTATTTCCTTCTTTGCATTTATACCACTTATAAAGTTCGATGGTCTTACATATGGTTCATTAGTGCGGTTGTTGTAGCATTTATACCATTTGGAAACATGATCTTAGACCACCGTATTAAACAAACATATGGTTATGGACCTGAAATAACTCTACCCCCAGCGCAGCATTAA
- a CDS encoding S9 family peptidase gives MTQRPITAEDLCKFKFVGDPVVSPNKDKVAYVLTHVDKEKDGYYSYIYVTDLDGKGRQFTSHYSKDQLVKDVAPKWSPDGSTIAFRSNRTGKNQVWLLHTDGGEAVQLTDIKQGVGDFIWSPDGSQLAVTITGELKLTSDKEEEKKEEKSDVKVITRLRYKGDGVGIYNEDRKHVYLFDVATKSYTKLTEGEYDFGQPRFTPDGKNLFYIATKAEDQEWGYLPAIWKYDLATKEESLFYQANGYIMAPSLSPDGKWLAVVGHARGERSQGNANVLLFSVETGKLTNLTESFDYTVGNLVGVDAKYDTAEQRLIWDAASTSIYFNATVGGDCQLFKVNLEGEVSAALSPTVASVTSYDIVSDDQAVLVLATPHSTGDLVTQDLKNTNNVRKLTDWNQDLYNEVHLSTPENFHYKSTDGGDVEGWILKPYGYEEGKKYPMILQIHGGPATAYGNGLHHEMQLMAAKGYVVLYTNPRGSQGYGHDFVNAVIGDYGDMDYEDIMAGVDYSLENFNYIDHDQLFVTGGSYGGYMTNVIVTRTERFKAAVTQRSICNWHSFYGTSDIGFFFTEWQHGHADLWDDVEKLLKLSPLTFARNVKTPTLILHSEQDLRCPMEQAEQWYIALKRLGVDTKLVRFPDENHDLSRSGKPKHRLERLQHLIGWFEDRRN, from the coding sequence ATGACGCAACGTCCTATTACAGCAGAAGATTTATGTAAGTTTAAGTTTGTAGGAGATCCTGTAGTATCCCCTAACAAAGACAAAGTTGCCTATGTCTTAACTCATGTCGATAAAGAAAAAGATGGCTACTATTCTTATATCTATGTCACAGACTTAGATGGTAAAGGCAGACAGTTCACTTCGCATTACTCTAAAGATCAATTAGTAAAAGATGTTGCTCCTAAGTGGTCACCAGATGGAAGTACGATTGCCTTCCGTTCAAACCGTACAGGGAAAAATCAAGTTTGGCTTTTACATACTGATGGTGGTGAAGCTGTTCAATTAACAGACATAAAGCAAGGTGTTGGTGATTTCATTTGGTCTCCTGACGGTAGTCAACTTGCTGTTACAATTACTGGTGAATTAAAGCTTACTTCTGATAAGGAAGAAGAGAAAAAAGAAGAAAAAAGTGATGTTAAAGTGATTACTAGACTTCGTTATAAAGGTGACGGAGTTGGGATTTATAACGAAGACCGTAAGCATGTTTATTTATTTGACGTTGCGACAAAGTCTTATACAAAGCTTACTGAAGGCGAGTACGATTTTGGTCAGCCTCGTTTCACTCCAGATGGAAAAAACTTATTCTATATTGCAACAAAAGCAGAAGATCAAGAGTGGGGTTACCTCCCTGCGATTTGGAAATATGATCTTGCTACAAAGGAAGAAAGCCTTTTTTATCAAGCGAATGGCTATATTATGGCTCCTTCCCTATCACCAGACGGTAAATGGCTAGCAGTTGTAGGTCACGCTCGTGGTGAAAGAAGTCAAGGTAACGCCAATGTTCTCCTCTTTTCTGTAGAAACGGGTAAATTAACAAACTTAACGGAAAGCTTTGATTACACAGTAGGTAACCTTGTAGGTGTTGATGCGAAGTATGACACGGCAGAGCAACGACTAATTTGGGATGCTGCAAGCACTAGCATATACTTCAACGCAACAGTTGGCGGAGATTGCCAGTTATTTAAGGTAAACCTTGAAGGCGAAGTTTCAGCTGCCCTCTCTCCAACAGTTGCATCTGTTACTTCTTATGATATCGTAAGTGACGATCAAGCAGTTCTTGTTCTTGCGACTCCTCATTCTACAGGAGATTTAGTTACACAAGATTTGAAAAACACGAATAACGTTCGTAAGCTTACTGATTGGAATCAGGATCTGTATAACGAGGTTCATTTAAGTACTCCAGAAAACTTCCATTACAAGAGCACTGATGGTGGAGATGTTGAAGGTTGGATTTTAAAGCCTTACGGATATGAAGAAGGTAAAAAATATCCAATGATCCTGCAAATTCACGGTGGTCCAGCCACAGCATATGGAAATGGCTTGCACCACGAAATGCAATTAATGGCTGCAAAAGGTTATGTCGTACTTTACACAAATCCAAGAGGAAGCCAAGGATATGGCCACGACTTCGTAAATGCGGTGATCGGTGATTACGGTGACATGGATTATGAAGATATTATGGCTGGTGTGGATTATTCATTAGAAAACTTTAACTATATCGATCATGATCAATTATTCGTGACTGGCGGAAGCTACGGTGGCTATATGACCAATGTCATCGTCACTCGCACAGAACGTTTCAAAGCAGCTGTTACTCAACGTAGTATTTGTAACTGGCATAGCTTCTACGGAACAAGTGATATTGGCTTCTTCTTCACGGAATGGCAGCATGGCCATGCTGATTTATGGGATGATGTAGAAAAGCTATTAAAACTATCACCACTTACATTTGCTCGCAATGTCAAAACACCGACACTAATCCTGCACTCTGAACAGGACTTACGTTGTCCAATGGAGCAAGCAGAGCAATGGTATATCGCCCTTAAACGCCTAGGAGTTGATACAAAGCTAGTGCGTTTCCCAGATGAAAACCATGATCTTTCACGCTCTGGTAAACCTAAGCACCGCTTAGAGCGCTTACAGCACTTAATTGGTTGGTTTGAAGATCGTAGAAACTAA
- a CDS encoding DUF2975 domain-containing protein, translating to MKRSSIGFLKGTVFLIAVIILGLCVIWLPDLATEAASQNPEYAYLKIPVLLGVYITAIPFYFALYQALKLLTYIKTDRAFSEFAVASLSYIKMCALSIISIYSIGMVILFFQHALHPGVAIIGTVIIFATAVISFFSAVLEELLRSALVLKTENDLTV from the coding sequence ATGAAACGGAGTTCAATTGGCTTTTTAAAAGGGACGGTCTTTCTAATAGCAGTGATAATCCTAGGCTTGTGTGTGATATGGTTGCCGGATTTAGCAACAGAAGCTGCTAGTCAAAATCCGGAATATGCTTATTTAAAAATACCCGTATTGTTAGGGGTGTATATTACGGCAATCCCATTTTATTTTGCCTTATATCAGGCGTTGAAGCTATTAACGTATATTAAAACAGATCGTGCTTTTTCTGAATTTGCAGTAGCTTCATTAAGTTATATAAAAATGTGCGCGCTTTCGATCATTTCTATTTATTCAATCGGTATGGTGATTTTATTCTTCCAACATGCCTTGCATCCGGGAGTTGCAATTATTGGGACTGTAATTATTTTTGCTACGGCAGTGATTTCATTTTTCAGCGCTGTTCTAGAAGAGTTGTTAAGAAGCGCGCTTGTTCTAAAAACAGAAAACGACTTAACTGTCTGA
- a CDS encoding helix-turn-helix domain-containing protein produces the protein MAIIINIDVMLAKRKMSVTELSERVGITMANLSILKNGKAKAVRFATLEGICKALDCQPGDILEYRNDEDKTIGGKS, from the coding sequence ATGGCGATTATTATAAATATTGATGTGATGCTAGCAAAGCGGAAAATGAGTGTAACCGAGCTTTCTGAAAGAGTTGGAATTACGATGGCTAATCTTTCTATTTTAAAGAACGGCAAAGCGAAGGCGGTTAGGTTTGCAACTCTAGAAGGAATTTGTAAGGCATTAGATTGCCAACCCGGTGATATTTTGGAATACCGAAATGATGAAGATAAGACGATAGGAGGAAAATCATGA
- a CDS encoding CueP family metal-binding protein yields the protein MKLKVYIVTFLAAVGLIGCSGESTNTTQIDNEEINIKELVHDYSVGNKNALRASITSQQLLVNDSEGNELVYDLPEDEFFVSIAPYVNETHPUTNHSLTGCQGEMVEEEFEIYIEDTEGNVILDGTVTSLKNGFIDLWLPRDKTYLITITHDEKMVQAEFSTFENDGTCITTIQLT from the coding sequence ATGAAATTAAAAGTTTATATCGTTACTTTTTTGGCAGCGGTAGGATTGATAGGTTGTAGTGGTGAAAGCACAAATACTACTCAAATAGATAATGAAGAAATAAACATTAAAGAACTGGTGCATGATTACAGTGTGGGTAACAAAAATGCCCTTAGAGCTTCAATTACTTCACAACAACTTCTTGTGAACGACAGCGAAGGTAACGAATTGGTCTATGACTTGCCTGAAGATGAGTTTTTTGTTTCTATTGCACCCTACGTCAATGAAACCCATCCTTGAACTAATCACAGCTTGACAGGTTGTCAAGGAGAAATGGTTGAAGAAGAGTTTGAAATATACATTGAAGACACTGAAGGCAATGTCATATTGGACGGAACTGTAACATCGCTAAAGAATGGATTTATTGATTTATGGTTACCAAGAGATAAAACGTATCTTATTACAATTACGCACGATGAAAAAATGGTGCAAGCAGAGTTTTCTACTTTTGAGAATGATGGAACATGCATTACAACCATACAGCTAACTTAG
- a CDS encoding TerC family protein, which translates to MEMALLLEYGWVLLILIAIEGILAADNALVIATMVKHLPKEQRKKALVYGLAGAFIFRFGSLFLISYLIHIWQIQALGAAYLLGIAFYHIIKKYVLKRYIKNKIKESKGSGFWLTVLKVELADVAFAVDAILVAVALAATLPTTNLPKIGGLDGGHFTIVLAGGIIGLVIMRFAAGKFVDLLDRKPGLETTAYIVVAWVGVKLAVYALSHPELAMISTDFAKGVAWKIIFWSILLIIVVTGWFMSKDETSQNLLQQNS; encoded by the coding sequence TTGGAAATGGCATTGTTGTTAGAATATGGATGGGTTTTATTAATTTTAATCGCTATAGAAGGTATTTTAGCAGCAGATAACGCACTTGTAATCGCAACAATGGTTAAGCATTTACCAAAGGAACAAAGAAAAAAAGCTCTTGTTTATGGATTAGCCGGAGCATTTATATTTCGTTTTGGATCATTATTTCTCATATCATATCTAATTCATATATGGCAAATACAAGCGTTAGGTGCTGCATACTTATTAGGTATAGCTTTCTATCACATAATTAAGAAATATGTATTGAAACGATATATCAAAAACAAAATTAAAGAATCAAAAGGCTCTGGATTTTGGTTGACTGTATTAAAAGTAGAATTAGCAGACGTAGCATTCGCAGTAGATGCTATTCTTGTGGCTGTTGCATTAGCTGCCACACTTCCTACAACAAACCTACCTAAAATTGGTGGGCTAGATGGTGGTCATTTTACGATCGTTCTAGCAGGCGGTATAATTGGATTAGTAATCATGAGGTTTGCAGCTGGTAAATTTGTTGACCTTCTCGATAGAAAACCCGGTTTAGAAACAACTGCCTATATAGTAGTAGCATGGGTCGGTGTCAAACTAGCAGTTTATGCGCTTTCTCACCCAGAATTAGCGATGATTTCTACTGACTTTGCAAAGGGAGTAGCGTGGAAGATTATCTTCTGGTCGATCCTACTCATAATTGTAGTTACAGGATGGTTCATGTCTAAGGACGAAACTAGCCAAAACCTTTTACAGCAAAATAGCTAA
- a CDS encoding amino acid decarboxylase: MLDVKVQGTTAIIDVRENVLRGEHPKNEVLEYVKNAKEVTRFEIHLPLKGEPMVALLQSIGLDAYIEELGAEHFRIIAKK; the protein is encoded by the coding sequence ATGTTAGATGTAAAAGTGCAAGGTACTACAGCAATCATTGATGTCCGTGAAAATGTGTTAAGAGGTGAACACCCGAAAAATGAAGTATTAGAGTATGTAAAAAATGCAAAAGAGGTAACAAGATTTGAGATTCATTTACCACTTAAGGGTGAGCCGATGGTTGCGCTACTCCAATCAATTGGGTTGGATGCGTACATTGAAGAATTAGGCGCAGAACATTTTAGAATTATTGCAAAAAAATAG
- a CDS encoding serine hydrolase domain-containing protein has product MNKLEQNIDSIFEKWQGGLCPGGQVAVRKDGKLIYNKNFGYANIEHKVTVKNETVFHVASVSKQITVMCVLLLQEDGQLQIDHDVRDYISEHISFEEPVTIRQMMNNVSGIRDQWELLDLSGVRIVDTITQRDALSLIRKQKKLNFQAQSEFLYSNSNFTLLAEIVEKLSGKTLNEFANERIFKPLGMESTCFKDTHWNVIPKRASSYYDDGTGRFVYSVLNYGAYGATSLNTTATDFLKWMENFKTPTICREETLKIMKDNPKLVDGTESSYAGGLFVGDYKGHKYIEHGGADAAYRSAMLRFTDADVDIVLFSNTQNIPMKDAAFAVADVIFGHVNNLPEAEHPKEYVKEFNSKEVEGYYFSTSAASIMTFDIILKEGKPHLKNPYGDAPLMHVSGNHFRITQLDLDLYFGESSLLKTKDKLIPLQKLTPFQPEDCSIYIGRFESGELGTFYDVIEKEGTLFISHSRNGEEILYQVDENKFITKATFTYIVEFIIGENEITGLSFTGNRVRDVRLGKVTR; this is encoded by the coding sequence ATGAACAAACTTGAACAAAATATAGATTCAATTTTTGAGAAATGGCAAGGGGGGTTATGCCCTGGGGGACAAGTTGCTGTTAGAAAAGATGGCAAGCTTATCTATAATAAAAACTTTGGGTATGCAAATATTGAGCATAAGGTTACGGTTAAAAACGAGACAGTTTTCCACGTTGCTTCCGTTTCAAAGCAAATTACCGTTATGTGTGTCCTATTGCTACAAGAGGATGGTCAGTTACAGATCGATCATGATGTGCGAGACTATATTTCTGAACATATTAGCTTTGAAGAGCCAGTGACGATCCGCCAGATGATGAACAACGTCAGCGGAATAAGAGATCAATGGGAGCTATTGGACTTAAGTGGGGTTAGAATTGTCGATACAATCACTCAAAGAGACGCTCTTTCTTTAATTAGGAAACAGAAAAAGCTTAACTTTCAGGCTCAATCCGAATTTTTATACAGTAATTCTAACTTTACTTTACTGGCTGAAATCGTTGAAAAATTATCTGGTAAAACGCTTAATGAATTTGCCAATGAAAGGATTTTTAAACCACTAGGTATGGAAAGTACATGTTTTAAAGATACCCACTGGAACGTAATTCCAAAAAGGGCTAGCTCCTATTATGATGACGGAACCGGCCGTTTTGTCTATAGTGTATTGAACTATGGCGCATACGGAGCCACGTCCCTTAACACAACAGCGACCGATTTTTTAAAGTGGATGGAAAATTTCAAAACCCCTACAATCTGTAGAGAAGAGACCCTTAAGATCATGAAAGATAATCCTAAATTAGTAGATGGTACGGAAAGTAGTTATGCTGGTGGACTTTTTGTTGGAGACTATAAAGGTCATAAATATATAGAGCATGGTGGAGCAGACGCAGCTTACAGAAGTGCGATGCTTCGTTTTACTGATGCAGATGTGGATATTGTCTTGTTTTCAAATACACAAAATATCCCCATGAAAGATGCAGCGTTTGCTGTGGCTGATGTCATTTTTGGACATGTAAATAATTTGCCAGAAGCAGAACATCCGAAAGAGTATGTTAAAGAATTTAATTCCAAAGAAGTGGAAGGATACTATTTCTCTACTTCAGCAGCATCAATAATGACCTTTGATATCATTTTAAAAGAAGGAAAACCTCACCTGAAAAATCCGTATGGCGATGCGCCGTTGATGCATGTATCTGGTAACCATTTTAGAATAACCCAACTAGATCTAGACTTATATTTCGGTGAGAGTAGTCTCCTAAAAACAAAGGACAAGCTCATTCCGCTACAAAAACTTACACCATTTCAGCCAGAGGATTGCTCTATTTATATAGGAAGATTTGAAAGTGGAGAACTAGGGACATTTTATGATGTTATAGAAAAAGAGGGAACTCTGTTCATCTCTCACTCGAGAAATGGAGAGGAAATCTTGTATCAAGTAGACGAAAACAAATTCATAACAAAAGCTACTTTTACATATATAGTTGAATTTATAATTGGAGAAAACGAGATTACAGGGCTCTCATTTACAGGGAATAGAGTGAGAGATGTAAGACTTGGGAAGGTAACAAGGTAA